In one Thunnus maccoyii chromosome 12, fThuMac1.1, whole genome shotgun sequence genomic region, the following are encoded:
- the LOC121908770 gene encoding uncharacterized protein LOC121908770 codes for MYTEGAQTTGHHRFLQHNNTPTPCPCQHCVHHEPLYGHHGGLGYQPASARQTDHPLLDCRRDIQAPRVKDVGGRAFVVDRVERSGHRSPQRRPVFAGPGPYSQSDDSSQVCPWELNPAQWSYPPESGVRHYPSVREQCGCVVRNNTRAHPFNTVIPHPLPHLQVKGQGYAHRRSVRYVSVDKEQEGYECASENCHLELHAPQPGHLHMPNGHFGPKSVFFEGGEERDIHQDRSRLKGGSEESCNGRGGSHKGFFPTEVPQKHLNQSRRKGPCVPPSGIISPETSKSSNTTTNHDHQRQCSEVVKQKRRQDLVRDQIRQVVTDLEDVLGGLKQVHVEMKEVVNQIDRLTANIDLSEEALSITQGSSNNFHSSAHPGDLRVAPLSNHKPASAQVSQHFDEDRIILRTNSPSPVHMASVVKTSCFTPPSHSKDINHERPGVNGHPPHLYPHRDSNHIGHLEPHPQSLDPKVIIGNSTSSSRTQKPPPYPQNGRCGKGSYPPPKPVRTPAYPGRGRQSTSMV; via the exons ATGTACACAGAAGGCGCACAAACAACGGGACACCACCGATTCCTTCAGCACAACAATACCCCTACCCCCTGCCCCTGCCAGCACTGCGTCCACCATGAGCCACTGTACGGCCATCACGGTGGGCTGGGATACCAACCGGcatcagccagacagacagaccacCCATTGCTGGACTGCAGGAGAGACATCCAGGCTCCTCGGGTTAAAGACGTAGGAGGGAGAGCTTTCGTAGTGGACAGAGTTGAGAGAAGCGGTCATCGCAGCCCACAGAGGAGGCCTGTGTTCGCAGGGCCCGGCCCTTACAGCCAGTCAGATGACTCGAGCCAAGTTTGCCCCTGGGAGTTGAACCCTGCCCAGTGGAGCTACCCGCCGGAGTCTGGGGTGAGACACTACCCGTCTGTCAGAGAACAGTGCGGCTGTGTGGTGCGCAACAACACCCGGGCACACCCCTTTAACACTGTAATACCACATCCACTCCCTCATCttcaggtcaaaggtcaagggtATGCGCACCGGAGGTCTGTCAGGTACGTATCAGTGGACAAGGAACAGGAAGGCTACGAATGTGCCTCTGAGAACTGTCATTTGGAGCTGCACGCCCCCCAGCCTGGTCATTTGCACATGCCAAATGGCCACTTTGGACCAAAGTCTGTGTTCTttgagggaggggaggaaagagatATCCATCAGGACCGGAGCAGACTGAAGGGTGGATCAGAGGAGAGCTGTAATGGACGCGGTGGCTCTCATAAAGGCTTTTTTCCCACCGAAGTCCCACAAAAACACTTGAACCAAAGCAGACGGAAGGGGCCCTGTGTCCCTCCCTCTGGCATCATCAGTCCAGAAACCTCAAAATCGAGCAACACAACAACCAACCACGACCACCAGCGCCAGTGTTCGGAAGTGGTGAAGCAAAAGAGGAGGCAGGATTTGGTGAGGGATCAAATACGACAAGTGGTGACAGACCTGGAAGACGTGTTGGGGGGTTTGAAGCAAGTACACGTGGAGATGAAAGAG GTCGTCAACCAGATTGATCGTCTCACAGCCAATATCGACCTCAGTGAGGAGGCGCTCAGCATCACTCAGGGGTCGTCCAATAACTTTCACAGCTCAGCTCATCCAGGTGACCTCAGGGTGGCCCCGCTGTCCAATCATAAGCCTGCATCAGCGCAGGTGTCGCAGCACTTCGACGAAGACCGCATCATCTTACGAACTAACTCTCCGTCCCCTGTGCACATGGCGTCGGTTGTCAAAACTAGCTGCTTCACCCCACCCAGCCACAGTAAGGACATCAACCACGAAAGGCCGGGCGTAAACGGACACCCGCCACACCTGTACCCCCACAGAGACTCCAACCACATCGGCCATCTAGAGCCTCATCCACAGAGCTTAGACCCTAAGGTCATCATTGGGAACAGCACCTCCAGTTCAAGGACTCAGAAGCCTCCGCCGTACCCCCAAAACGGGCGGTGTGGGAAGGGCTCGTACCCGCCTCCCAAGCCTGTAAGGACCCCTGCGTACCCAGGCAGAGGCCGCCAGAGCACCAGCATGGTGTGA
- the loxl5b gene encoding lysyl oxidase-like 5b isoform X2, with translation MSSSDGMRSQVSGARRGATRVRTGHSESRQYRYDQVVEPGSIAPGYDSRQYVPVNGRASGARQQPPERPHRARSAGYPGARRFNHENSMNTSSVGSSTDFQGRRGGVSRVDATALQPGPGAQYQPLRTVPEAMPVSRQPVQTNHPIPGNPSTFGRESEAPAPFPALSEDVANRATSYGEDMVNDDPRNPLKNHRNSVLYNMYPTRGRSAARTQPRPPGTGHGTRYFQNGLPDLVPDPYAIQAGAYIQRMQMYALRCAAEENCLARSAYGPAVRDIDFRVLLRFPQKVKNQGTTDFLPVKPRHQWEWHSCHQHYHSMDAFSNYDLLDVVTGRKVAEGHKASFCLEDTGCDPGFRRRYACTAHTQGLSPGCHDVYAANIDCQWIDITDVPPGNYILKVMVNPNFHVMESDFNNNVVRCDITYTGTYVQTRNCRITRG, from the exons ATGAGCAGCAGTGATGGCATGAGGAGCCAGGTGTCGGGAGCGCGCAGAGGAGCTACCCGTGTAAGAACCGGACACTCTGAGTCCAGACAGTACAGGTATGACCAGGTGGTAGAACCAGGATCTATTGCACCTGGATACGATAGCAGACAGTATGTGCCCGTTAACGGTCGCGCATCAGGGGCCAGACAGCAGCCACCTGAGCGCCCTCACAGAGCAAGATCTGCAGGTTATCCAGGCGCACGACGCTTCAACCATGAAAACAGCATGAACACTTCTTCTGTGGGGAGTTCTACAGATTTCCAGGGCAGAAGAGGAGGTGTTTCCCGCGTGGATGCTACTGCACTGCAACCGGGGCCCGGTGCGCAATACCAGCCGTTACGCACGGTGCCAGAGGCGATGCCTGTCTCCAGGCAACCCGTGCAGACGAACCATCCAATCCCGGGAAATCCCTCAACTTTTGGGAGGGAGTCTGAGGCTCCTGCTCCTTTCCCTGCACTTAGTGAGGATGTTGCAAACCGGGCAACCAGTTATGGAGAGGACATGGTTAACGATGACCCTCGAAACCCGTTAAAAAACCACAGGAATTCAGTTCTCTACAACATGTATCCCACGAGAGGGAGGTCAGCGGCTCGCACACAGCCCCGTCCGCCTGGCACAGGACATGGAACAAGATATTTCCAAAATG GACTGCCAGACCTGGTGCCAGACCCATATGCCATCCAAGCAGGTGCTTATATCCAGCGCATGCAGATGTATGCGCTCCGCTGTGCAGCTGAGGAGAACTGTCTAGCCAG GTCGGCTTACGGACCCGCCGTGCGAGACATCGACTTCAGAGTCCTCCTGCGGTTCCCACAGAAAGTGAAGAATCAAGGCACCACTGACTTCCTTCCTGTCAAGCCGAGACATCAGTGGGAGTGGCACAGCTGTCACCA ACATTACCACAGCATGGATGCCTTCAGTAACTACGACCTGCTGGACGTCGTCACTGGGCGTAAAGTCGCAGAAGGACACAAGGCCAGTTTCTGTCTGGAGGATACAGGCTGTGACCCGGGTTTCAGGCGGCGTTACGCATGCACGGCTCATACACAG gGTCTGAGTCCAGGATGCCATGACGTCTATGCTGCCAACATCGACTGTCAGTGGATTGACATCACTGATGTACCTCCAGGAAACTATATCTTAAAG GTTATGGTCAATCCCAATTTCCACGTCATGGAGTCAGACTTCAACAACAACGTAGTGAGATGTGATATCACATACACAGGAACTTATGTCCAGACACGCAACTGTCGAATAACAAG GGGTTGA
- the loxl5b gene encoding lysyl oxidase-like 5b isoform X1, producing MAKLSLLFLYFSQGLLPLITGQQQRTGPWRQRIQWENNGQVYSLVSTGSEYQTPVRSRSQSRVYMSSSDGMRSQVSGARRGATRVRTGHSESRQYRYDQVVEPGSIAPGYDSRQYVPVNGRASGARQQPPERPHRARSAGYPGARRFNHENSMNTSSVGSSTDFQGRRGGVSRVDATALQPGPGAQYQPLRTVPEAMPVSRQPVQTNHPIPGNPSTFGRESEAPAPFPALSEDVANRATSYGEDMVNDDPRNPLKNHRNSVLYNMYPTRGRSAARTQPRPPGTGHGTRYFQNGLPDLVPDPYAIQAGAYIQRMQMYALRCAAEENCLARSAYGPAVRDIDFRVLLRFPQKVKNQGTTDFLPVKPRHQWEWHSCHQHYHSMDAFSNYDLLDVVTGRKVAEGHKASFCLEDTGCDPGFRRRYACTAHTQGLSPGCHDVYAANIDCQWIDITDVPPGNYILKVMVNPNFHVMESDFNNNVVRCDITYTGTYVQTRNCRITRG from the exons ATGGCAAAATTGTCTCTTTTATTCTTATACTTTTCCCAAGGACTACTTCCACTCATCACTGGACAGCAGCAGCGCACCGGGCCTTGGCGGCAACGGATTCAGTGGGAGAACAACGGGCAGGTATATAGTTTAGTGAGCACTGGGTCAGAGTATCAGACTCCGGTTCGGTCCAGAAGCCAGTCGAGGGTTTATATGAGCAGCAGTGATGGCATGAGGAGCCAGGTGTCGGGAGCGCGCAGAGGAGCTACCCGTGTAAGAACCGGACACTCTGAGTCCAGACAGTACAGGTATGACCAGGTGGTAGAACCAGGATCTATTGCACCTGGATACGATAGCAGACAGTATGTGCCCGTTAACGGTCGCGCATCAGGGGCCAGACAGCAGCCACCTGAGCGCCCTCACAGAGCAAGATCTGCAGGTTATCCAGGCGCACGACGCTTCAACCATGAAAACAGCATGAACACTTCTTCTGTGGGGAGTTCTACAGATTTCCAGGGCAGAAGAGGAGGTGTTTCCCGCGTGGATGCTACTGCACTGCAACCGGGGCCCGGTGCGCAATACCAGCCGTTACGCACGGTGCCAGAGGCGATGCCTGTCTCCAGGCAACCCGTGCAGACGAACCATCCAATCCCGGGAAATCCCTCAACTTTTGGGAGGGAGTCTGAGGCTCCTGCTCCTTTCCCTGCACTTAGTGAGGATGTTGCAAACCGGGCAACCAGTTATGGAGAGGACATGGTTAACGATGACCCTCGAAACCCGTTAAAAAACCACAGGAATTCAGTTCTCTACAACATGTATCCCACGAGAGGGAGGTCAGCGGCTCGCACACAGCCCCGTCCGCCTGGCACAGGACATGGAACAAGATATTTCCAAAATG GACTGCCAGACCTGGTGCCAGACCCATATGCCATCCAAGCAGGTGCTTATATCCAGCGCATGCAGATGTATGCGCTCCGCTGTGCAGCTGAGGAGAACTGTCTAGCCAG GTCGGCTTACGGACCCGCCGTGCGAGACATCGACTTCAGAGTCCTCCTGCGGTTCCCACAGAAAGTGAAGAATCAAGGCACCACTGACTTCCTTCCTGTCAAGCCGAGACATCAGTGGGAGTGGCACAGCTGTCACCA ACATTACCACAGCATGGATGCCTTCAGTAACTACGACCTGCTGGACGTCGTCACTGGGCGTAAAGTCGCAGAAGGACACAAGGCCAGTTTCTGTCTGGAGGATACAGGCTGTGACCCGGGTTTCAGGCGGCGTTACGCATGCACGGCTCATACACAG gGTCTGAGTCCAGGATGCCATGACGTCTATGCTGCCAACATCGACTGTCAGTGGATTGACATCACTGATGTACCTCCAGGAAACTATATCTTAAAG GTTATGGTCAATCCCAATTTCCACGTCATGGAGTCAGACTTCAACAACAACGTAGTGAGATGTGATATCACATACACAGGAACTTATGTCCAGACACGCAACTGTCGAATAACAAG GGGTTGA